The following nucleotide sequence is from Limimonas halophila.
CGAGGTGGGCACGAAACCGCTGCGCTCGATCAGTTCGTAGCGCACCGTGCTGCCGCGCGCCTGAAAGGTCAGCTTCACCCAGCGCCCCTGCTCGTCGTACCAGGCCTTGGCGTCCAACCCGCCGGACATCGTGTAGCCCTGCGCCGGCACGCGGCCCTCCGGCGTCGGGACCAAGTCCGTCTTGGGGTGCTGCGCCACGGTGATCTCGGCCAGATTGCCCTTCTGGGTGTTGAGGAGCTGCGCGCGCTCGACCGTCGCCGTCATCCAGTAGGTCGACGGCAGGGTGTCGCCCGGCATCGTGCGCGTTGTGCCGTTCTCGTCCGTGACGCGGAGCTGCCCCTCGTCCGTGCGCTCAGCCTGGACGCGGTGCTTGGTGCCATCGTCGTTCGTCCGCGCGCTCATGCGCACGAGCTCGCCCTGTTCCCACTGCGTCTCGTTGCGGTGGGTGTAGCGGAACAAGGTGACGAAGGCGAAGCCGACCTTGAGGTCGATGGCGATCTCGACGCGCAGGCTGTCCGGCCCCAGCCGCGTGAACCGCAGCTCGTGCATGCCGATGCGGTCCCCGTCGTAGTGGACGGCGAAGCGCATGCGCCCTTCCTCGGTCGCGGCGCCCGCCTCCGCCGCGGGGGCGAGAGCCGCCATCCCGAATGCCGCCGCCGCAAGCCATCCGCCTCGCGCCATCGCGCACGCTCCCCCAGAGCAGATCGCCGTAAAACGGAACCAGCTTTTTCCGCTCGCCCACGCCGCCGTGGCCATCCCGGCGTGGTTCCGTTTGCTCGTGCGCAAATCTGCTCGCACGGAAAAAGCAGGACCTTATCCCGAAGCTTTCCGTTCGATCGTCGAACATGATCTCACGCACGATGCTCGAAGATGATGCACCCGCTTGTTCGCAGACGGGCACGCACCAGATCACGTCTGAAAGCGCAGGACGGCGCGGATGAAGCCCGGGCGCGCAGGCGTTACGCTTCTCCTCGCCCGCCATCGAAAGGAATCGAGGCCATGGTGCAGCTCACCCGCATCTACACGCGCGGCGGCGACAAGGGGCAGACCTCGCTCGGCAGCGGCCGGCGCGTGCGCAAGCACGACCCGCGCGTGACCGCCTACGGCACGGTGGACGAGGCCAACGCCGCCATCGGCGTGGCGCGGCTGCACGTGCCCGAGGCCATCGACCGCATGCTGGTCCGCATCCAGAACGACCTCTTCGACGTGGGCGCGGACCTGTGCACGCCCGAGCAGGACGAGCCCGAATTCACGCCGCTGCGCGTCACCGAGGATCAGGTGGCGTGGCTGGAAGCGCGCGTGGACGAGATCAACGCGGACCTGCCGCCGCTCAAGTCCTTCGTGCTGCCGGGCGGGAGCGCGGGCGCCGCCCACCTGCACCAGGCGCGCTGCATCGCCCGGCGGGCGGAACGCGACATCACGCTGCTGGCGGAGGACGAGGCCATCAACCTGGACGCCCTGCGCTACATGAACCGGCTGTCGGATCTGCTGTTCGTGCTGGCGCGCCACGCCAACGCCGACGGGGCCGGCGACGTGCTCTGGAAACCCGGGGAAAACCGGGCGTAAAGCCGCATCTGGCCGGCCTTGACGCCCCATCGGGCGCCCCCTATCGTGCGCCGCGCTTTGCGGCGCGGCCCAAAGGGGCACGCCCGCCCATCAGCCGACACCATCGCGCCCACCACACACCTCGTAAGGGAACACCCATGAGCGTCCTGGTCATCGCCGATCACGACGGTCAGCAGCTCACGACGGGCACGCGCGCCACGCTGACGGCCGCCAAGGAGCTGAACGCGGACCGCATCGACATCCTCGTCGCCGGCCACGACTGCCGCGCCGTTGCCGAACAGGCCGCGCAGGCCGCCGGCGTGACAACCGTGTTCCTGGCGGACGGCGAGTCGCTGGCGCACAAGCTGGCGGAGAACATGGCGCCGCTGGTCGCCGAGCACGGCGCCAAGTACGATCACGTGTTCGCGCCGGCCTCCTCCACCGGCAAGAACGTCGTCGGCCGCGCCGCCGCGCTGATGGACGTGCAGCCGGTCGCCGACATCACGGGCGTGATCGGCGCCGACACCTTCCGCCGCCCGATCTACGCCGGCAACGCCATCGCCACGGTGCAGGCCGGCGCCGGCACCAAGGTCATCACGGTGCGCGGCACGGCGTTCGAGGGCGACGCGCTGGAGGGCGGCGGCGCCGCCATCGAGGAGGTCGCCGCACCGGGCGATCAGGGTCTGTCCAGCTTCGTCGGCCAGGAGCTGAGCCAGTCCGACCGGCCCGAGCTGGCCTCCGCGCGCATCGTCGTCTCCGGCGGCCGCGGCGTGGGCAGCGGCGAGAACTTCCAGCTCATCGAGCGCGTGGCCGACAAGATGGGCGCCGCCGTGGGCGCCAGCCGCGCGGCCGTGGACGCCGGCTTCATGCCCAACGACTACCAGGTCGGCCAGACCGGCAAGGTGGTCGCGCCGGACCTTTACATCGCCGTGGGCATCTCCGGCGCCATCCAGCACCTCGCCGGCATGAAGGACTCGAAGTACATCGCCGCCATCAACAAGGACGAGGAGGCCCCGATCTTCTCGGTGGCCGACTACGGCCTCGTCGCCGACCTCTTCGAGGCGGTGCCGGAGCTGGAAAAGGAACTGGACAACGTCCAGTCCTGAGCGCGACGCTGACGGCCCCGGCGCGGCCCGCCGCCGTGCCGGGGCCGGGCGCGGCACACGCGCCGGGCGGTTTCACGCGGCCGGACGGGCGCCATGCTCAACCAGACCGACGACCGGCCCATCGTGGGTTCGGACGAGATTAAGCGCGTGGGCGTGATCGGCGCCGGGCAGATGGGCGGCGGCA
It contains:
- a CDS encoding FAD-binding protein; translated protein: MSVLVIADHDGQQLTTGTRATLTAAKELNADRIDILVAGHDCRAVAEQAAQAAGVTTVFLADGESLAHKLAENMAPLVAEHGAKYDHVFAPASSTGKNVVGRAAALMDVQPVADITGVIGADTFRRPIYAGNAIATVQAGAGTKVITVRGTAFEGDALEGGGAAIEEVAAPGDQGLSSFVGQELSQSDRPELASARIVVSGGRGVGSGENFQLIERVADKMGAAVGASRAAVDAGFMPNDYQVGQTGKVVAPDLYIAVGISGAIQHLAGMKDSKYIAAINKDEEAPIFSVADYGLVADLFEAVPELEKELDNVQS
- a CDS encoding DUF6134 family protein; the protein is MARGGWLAAAAFGMAALAPAAEAGAATEEGRMRFAVHYDGDRIGMHELRFTRLGPDSLRVEIAIDLKVGFAFVTLFRYTHRNETQWEQGELVRMSARTNDDGTKHRVQAERTDEGQLRVTDENGTTRTMPGDTLPSTYWMTATVERAQLLNTQKGNLAEITVAQHPKTDLVPTPEGRVPAQGYTMSGGLDAKAWYDEQGRWVKLTFQARGSTVRYELIERSGFVPTSPKLDSKS
- a CDS encoding cob(I)yrinic acid a,c-diamide adenosyltransferase — encoded protein: MVQLTRIYTRGGDKGQTSLGSGRRVRKHDPRVTAYGTVDEANAAIGVARLHVPEAIDRMLVRIQNDLFDVGADLCTPEQDEPEFTPLRVTEDQVAWLEARVDEINADLPPLKSFVLPGGSAGAAHLHQARCIARRAERDITLLAEDEAINLDALRYMNRLSDLLFVLARHANADGAGDVLWKPGENRA